From Daucus carota subsp. sativus chromosome 6, DH1 v3.0, whole genome shotgun sequence, the proteins below share one genomic window:
- the LOC108228026 gene encoding uncharacterized oxidoreductase At1g06690, chloroplastic, with protein sequence MAMYMSSSACFHALSSQRKFHQRIRAVASEEYAATTSTVNQDKVKLGNSDLKVTKLGIGAWSWGDTSYWNNFEWDDRMMKAAKAAFDVSVDSGITFFDTAEVYGSRFSFGAINSETLLGRFIKERKERDPGVDVAVATKFAALPWRLGRQSVLAALKDSLSRLELSSVELYQLHWPGIWGNEGYLDGLGDAVEQGLVKAVGVSNYSEKRLRGAYEQLKKRGIPLASNQVNYSLIYRIPEENGVKATCDELGVSLIAYSPIAQGALTGKYTPDNPPSGPRGRIYTPEFLTKLQPLVSRIKEIGEKYNKTPTQVALNWLIAQENVIPIPGAKNAEQAKEFGGALGWILNTEEIDELRALATETKPVIGFPVEKL encoded by the exons atGGCTATGTACATGAGCAGCAGTGCTTGCTTTCATGCTTTGAGTAGCCAAAGAAAATTTCACCAAAGAATCAGAGCAGTTGCTTCCGAAGAATACGCTGCTACCACCAGTACAGTGAACCAAGATAAAGTCAAGTTGGGTAATTCTGATTTGAAGGTCACAAAGCTTGGGATTGGTGCTTGGTCTTGGGGTGATACTAGCTACTGGAACAACTTTGAATGGGatg ATAGAATGATGAAAGCAGCCAAAGCTGCTTTTGATGTCAGTGTGGATTCTGGTATTACGTTCTTTGATACTGCTGAAGTTTATGGATCAAGG TTCTCTTTTGGTGCAATAAATTCTGAAACATTGCTAGGAAG ATTTATTAAGGAGAGGAAGGAACGGGATCCAGGAGTTGATGTAGCTGTTGCTACTAAATTTGCAGCATTGCCATGGAGACTTGGTCGTCAGAGTGTCCTAGCTGCTCTAAAAGATTCTCTCTCCAGGCTAGAGCTTTCTTCAGTGGAGCTCTATCAATTGCATTG GCCAGGAATATGGGGAAATGAAG GATATCTTGATGGTCTTGGAGATGCTGTGGAGCAGGGTCTTGTGAAGGCTGTTGGCGTATCGAACTATAGTG AAAAGCGTCTTCGGGGTGCATATGAGCAGCTTAAAAAGAGAGGCATCCCACTTGCTTCCAATCAAGTAAATTACAGTCTCATATACAGGATACCAGAGGAGAATGGTGTGAAGGCTACCTGTGATGAACTTGGGGTCAGTTTAATTGCCTATTCACCTATTGCTCAAG GTGCGCTGACAGGAAAGTATACACCAGATAATCCTCCAAGTGGTCCCCGAGGAAGGATTTATACACCCGAATTTTTAACGAAG CTCCAACCTCTAGTAAGCAGAATAAAGGAGATCGGGGAGAAATATAATAAGACCCCTACACAG GTAGCCCTAAATTGGCTCATAGCCCAGGAGAATGTTATCCCTATTCCAGGGGCTAAAAACGCAGAGCAGGCGAAAGAGTTTGGTGGAGCACTCGGGTGGATACTCAACACAGAAGAGATTGATGAGCTTCGCGCATTGGCAACTGAAACAAAACCCGTGATAGGATTTCCAGTTGAGAAATTGTAG